Proteins encoded within one genomic window of Fusarium musae strain F31 chromosome 4, whole genome shotgun sequence:
- a CDS encoding hypothetical protein (MEROPS:MER0004220) produces the protein MLEVHCSGTPYEIGHQHGTAAKDRVVGSIAFYKDLFQESCAMNWEAVRQEAHQYIQPLQTLFPRYVEELQGLADGAGFELVDIVALNVRTEITFGLYTRVPSAPIQTDGCTSAAFRQPNGEVLLAQNWDWQPEQAPNLFVCHISQPGTDIPDISMVTEGGVIGKIGINSSGVGTCLNAIRARGVDNTKIPIHLALRTALESHSAREVAEKLYEVGTAGSGHILVSDPSEAIGLECTSIGIKEINFDGNGTLIHTNHLLLDHPGVDEPGWIPDSSDRIKRIAQLLDERLATSTIDHSSFFDFFKDEQGYPTAINRDQFSPGNGKATLFTINMDLTKRKAIVTMGRPTNWTERIELSPGLA, from the coding sequence ATTGGTCATCAACATGGCACAGCTGCAAAAGACAGGGTTGTAGGATCTATCGCCTTTTACAAAGATCTGTTCCAAGAATCATGCGCCATGAACTGGGAGGCAGTACGCCAAGAGGCTCACCAATACATTCAGCCTCTGCAAACACTATTCCCACGCTATGTCGAGGAGCTTCAAGGTTTAGCGGACGGCGCTGGCTTCGAGCTAGTTGATATCGTCGCTCTCAACGTTCGAACAGAGATCACATTCGGCTTATATACTCGAGTCCCGAGTGCACCTATCCAGACCGATGGCTGCACGAGCGCTGCATTTCGTCAGCCTAACGGGGAGGTTCTCCTTGCGCAGAACTGGGACTGGCAGCCTGAACAAGCACCTAATCTGTTCGTCTGTCATATCTCTCAGCCTGGAACAGATATACCTGATATCTCCATGGTGACTGAAGGGGGTGTAATTGGCAAGATTGGTATCAACTCCTCTGGTGTAGGAACTTGTCTAAACGCTATCCGAGCTCGGGGCGTTGATAACACCAAAATCCCCATTCATCTCGCTCTGCGAACAGCTTTGGAATCTCATTCGGCGCGCGAAGTAGCCGAGAAGCTGTATGAAGTTGGCACAGCAGGAAGTGGTCATATTCTCGTATCAGATCCGTCTGAAGCTATAGGCTTGGAATGCACCAGCATAGGGATCAAAGAGATCAATTTTGACGGCAACGGAACACTTATTCACACGAACCATCTACTTCTTGACCATCCCGGGGTAGATGAGCCCGGCTGGATACCCGATTCCAGCGACCGCATCAAGCGCATCGcccagcttcttgatgagagaTTGGCGACTTCAACCATCGACCATTCTTCattctttgacttcttcaaggATGAGCAAGGTTATCCAACAGCAATCAACCGTGATCAGTTCTCACCCGGGAACGGCAAAGCAACACTCTTCACCATTAATATGGACCTGACCAAGAGAAAAGCGATTGTCACTATGGGGAGGCCAACGAATTGGACTGAGAGAATTGAACTGTCACCAGGCTTAGCTTGA